The proteins below come from a single Chitinophaga pinensis DSM 2588 genomic window:
- a CDS encoding DUF4861 family protein produces the protein MKRILLLLMAAGGWHSVLLANSTGNGKAAPVSITIKNTSAISRMEEIVEIPYTNLGRLTGAFKLVNKQTGKEVPYQIAYEGSPQPQLLLVQVSVPAHKSVIISAVAGQPAVVKPRTYARYVPERKDDFAWENDCIAFRMYGAALENFPAENAHGIDVWTKRTPDLVLNRWYKTNDYHHDNGQGLDYYHVGMTLGGGDIAPYLHDSLYFPKNYRTWKVLDSGPLRCTFQLGYEPWQVDGKTVAVVKTISLDAGAQLNKMSVLYTLQQGDSLSVAAGIVKRADPGTLLLDEKTGVLGYWEPEHGADGITGLGLVVPVQKGHMKVTDQHLLATAKASGKASFVYYFGAAWNKAGYYTSAAAWFAYLQTFAAKQASPLEININ, from the coding sequence ATGAAGCGGATATTATTACTGTTAATGGCAGCAGGTGGATGGCATTCCGTGCTGCTGGCTAATTCTACGGGTAATGGTAAAGCAGCTCCGGTAAGCATTACCATCAAAAATACTTCTGCGATCTCCCGTATGGAGGAGATCGTTGAAATACCTTATACAAATCTTGGCCGTCTGACGGGCGCCTTTAAACTGGTGAATAAACAAACCGGAAAGGAAGTGCCTTACCAGATCGCTTATGAGGGTTCTCCTCAGCCACAGTTGCTGCTGGTACAGGTAAGCGTACCTGCGCATAAAAGTGTTATTATATCGGCGGTTGCTGGTCAGCCGGCAGTTGTAAAACCACGTACTTACGCACGTTATGTACCTGAGCGCAAGGATGATTTTGCCTGGGAGAACGACTGCATTGCATTCCGTATGTATGGCGCCGCCCTGGAGAATTTCCCGGCAGAAAATGCGCATGGTATAGACGTCTGGACGAAACGTACGCCTGATCTGGTATTGAACAGGTGGTACAAGACGAACGACTATCACCATGACAACGGTCAGGGACTGGATTACTATCATGTAGGTATGACCCTGGGAGGCGGTGATATAGCACCTTATCTGCATGACTCCCTCTATTTCCCCAAAAATTACAGGACGTGGAAAGTGCTGGATAGCGGTCCGTTACGTTGTACTTTCCAGTTGGGATATGAACCCTGGCAGGTAGACGGCAAAACGGTTGCCGTAGTCAAAACGATCTCCCTGGATGCCGGTGCACAATTGAATAAAATGAGCGTGTTGTATACGTTGCAGCAGGGGGATAGTCTATCGGTAGCAGCAGGTATTGTAAAACGTGCTGATCCCGGCACCTTATTGCTGGACGAAAAGACAGGTGTCCTGGGATACTGGGAACCTGAACATGGCGCTGATGGTATTACAGGTCTTGGACTGGTTGTACCAGTGCAGAAGGGACATATGAAGGTGACAGATCAGCATTTGCTGGCAACAGCAAAGGCGAGTGGGAAAGCTTCGTTTGTGTATTATTTCGGCGCTGCATGGAATAAGGCAGGGTATTATACCAGTGCGGCAGCATGGTTTGCTTATCTGCAGACATTTGCCGCCAAACAGGCTTCTCCACTGGAAATTAACATCAACTAG
- a CDS encoding tagaturonate reductase, giving the protein MLPILNKAHVLKHPELGVSAGYFDYPERILQFGTGVLLRGLVDYLVDKANKQGLYQGRIVVVKSTGGDTTEFSKQDNLFTTNIKGVSQGELVNQVLINASISRVLQSNADWEFVLQAVRQPALQTIISNTTEVGIQYVEEKIDGVPSSFPGKLLAVLWERFQYFKGASHTGFVIVPTELVVNNGQLLKEIVLKLAAYNRLPATFLQWIEEDNHFCSSLVDRIVPGKPKELAVLEEKAGYTDGLWIDTEPYLLWAIEGDDRVKDILGFHQTDSRMLIARDITPFREQKLRILNGSHTISVPLGYLSGLNIVLECMEDANMRAFFRTVILEEILPTIKDICPQAPAFAEDVLDRFANPNIAHKLLSITFQESMKMNARNVKTIVRYYEKFQALPASMCLGFAAMLLFLRPEKLDNGQYSGQRGEEYYTITDDNIAIFAEYWSQVTGRGGDAIAEMVQAISADQRLWEADLSQIPGFADTVTAHLQGMLQEGVKSYADSYSKVL; this is encoded by the coding sequence ATGTTACCTATTTTAAATAAGGCTCATGTATTGAAGCATCCTGAGTTGGGGGTGTCAGCGGGCTATTTCGACTATCCGGAGAGAATTTTACAGTTCGGGACCGGTGTTTTGCTGAGGGGCCTGGTGGATTACCTGGTGGATAAAGCCAATAAACAGGGTCTTTATCAGGGGCGGATCGTGGTCGTGAAGTCCACCGGAGGCGATACAACTGAGTTTAGCAAACAGGATAACCTGTTCACAACCAATATAAAAGGCGTCTCACAGGGAGAACTGGTGAATCAGGTACTGATCAATGCTTCTATTAGCCGGGTTCTGCAATCGAATGCAGATTGGGAATTTGTATTACAGGCTGTCCGGCAACCAGCCCTGCAGACAATCATATCGAATACAACAGAGGTAGGTATACAATACGTTGAGGAGAAAATAGACGGCGTACCGTCCTCATTCCCCGGAAAACTGCTGGCAGTACTCTGGGAGCGTTTCCAGTACTTTAAGGGCGCCTCTCACACCGGTTTTGTCATCGTACCGACAGAGCTGGTGGTGAATAATGGTCAGCTGCTAAAGGAAATCGTGCTGAAACTGGCGGCTTATAACCGTTTGCCGGCTACTTTCCTGCAATGGATAGAAGAGGATAACCATTTTTGTAGTTCCCTGGTGGACAGGATCGTTCCGGGTAAACCGAAGGAACTGGCAGTATTGGAAGAGAAGGCGGGTTATACAGATGGATTGTGGATAGATACGGAGCCTTACCTGTTATGGGCGATAGAAGGGGATGACAGGGTGAAAGACATCCTGGGCTTCCATCAGACGGACAGCAGGATGCTGATTGCCAGAGATATCACACCGTTCCGTGAACAGAAGCTGCGTATCCTGAACGGGAGTCATACGATATCTGTGCCGCTGGGATACCTGAGCGGATTGAACATCGTACTGGAATGTATGGAAGACGCTAATATGCGCGCCTTTTTCCGTACCGTTATACTGGAAGAGATCTTACCGACGATAAAGGATATTTGTCCGCAGGCGCCTGCATTCGCAGAAGACGTACTGGATCGTTTTGCTAATCCGAATATTGCACATAAACTGCTGAGCATTACTTTCCAGGAAAGTATGAAGATGAATGCCAGGAATGTGAAGACGATCGTGCGTTATTACGAAAAGTTCCAGGCATTGCCGGCCAGTATGTGTCTGGGGTTTGCGGCGATGCTGCTGTTCCTGCGTCCGGAAAAGCTGGATAACGGACAATACTCCGGACAGCGGGGAGAAGAATACTATACCATTACAGACGATAATATCGCCATCTTTGCGGAGTACTGGTCACAGGTAACCGGCAGAGGGGGAGACGCTATCGCGGAGATGGTACAGGCCATCAGTGCAGATCAGCGTTTGTGGGAAGCTGACCTGTCGCAGATACCAGGGTTTGCAGATACCGTCACTGCGCATCTGCAAGGCATGTTGCAGGAGGGGGTAAAGTCATATGCAGACAGCTACAGTAAAGTATTATAA
- the kduI gene encoding 5-dehydro-4-deoxy-D-glucuronate isomerase, whose product MTAETRYASSPAEVMSWNTAQTRKELLIEQLFVQDEIKLVYSHYDRFVTGGIFPVTKPLQLTAPDQFKAAYFLERRELGIINVGGAGVVTVDGETFEIGFKEALYVGKGKKEVSFSSKDSAAPAKFYLNSTPAHHEYPSRHVTRKDAEVVTLGAMETSNHRTINKLLVSTVLPTCQLQMGMTELKPGSVWNTMPAHTHDRRMEVYFYFEVPQGQSVCHFWGQPQETRHIWMQNEQAVISPPWSVHSGAGTSNYTFIWGMAGENLDYGDMDVCAIPDLK is encoded by the coding sequence ATGACTGCAGAAACCAGGTACGCCTCTAGTCCGGCGGAGGTAATGAGCTGGAATACAGCCCAGACCAGAAAGGAACTTTTGATTGAACAGCTGTTCGTACAGGATGAGATTAAACTGGTATACAGTCACTATGACCGCTTTGTTACAGGTGGTATTTTCCCGGTTACGAAACCATTGCAACTGACTGCTCCTGATCAGTTCAAGGCGGCTTATTTCCTGGAAAGGAGAGAGCTGGGGATCATCAATGTGGGTGGTGCCGGAGTGGTAACAGTGGATGGTGAAACCTTTGAAATCGGCTTTAAAGAAGCGCTGTATGTGGGTAAAGGGAAGAAGGAAGTGTCTTTCAGCAGTAAAGACAGTGCCGCGCCGGCGAAGTTCTACCTGAATTCAACACCTGCACATCATGAATATCCGAGTCGCCATGTGACCCGTAAAGATGCGGAAGTAGTGACACTTGGTGCGATGGAAACATCTAATCACCGTACTATCAATAAGCTGCTTGTCAGCACAGTATTGCCTACCTGCCAGTTGCAGATGGGGATGACTGAACTCAAACCTGGCAGTGTATGGAACACCATGCCTGCACATACGCATGACAGACGTATGGAAGTCTATTTCTATTTCGAAGTGCCACAGGGGCAATCTGTCTGCCATTTCTGGGGCCAGCCGCAGGAAACCCGGCATATCTGGATGCAGAATGAGCAGGCGGTTATTTCTCCGCCCTGGTCTGTTCACTCCGGCGCTGGTACCAGCAACTATACTTTCATCTGGGGGATGGCGGGCGAGAACCTGGATTATGGGGATATGGATGTATGTGCAATACCTGATCTCAAATAG
- a CDS encoding sugar kinase, protein MKPVKVISFGEILLRLSPEWNNHSAALYVGGAEANVAAALARWGTPVSYISKAPDNGIATQVLEQLESLGVATDRMLKGGDRIGIYYLEQGTDLKNAGVVYDRKYSSFSQLEPGTVDWDSLLGDAEWFHWSALTPALNENTAAICKEVLEAASRKGLKISTDLNYRSKLWQYGKQPFAVMPELVQYCDVVMGNIWAAHQMLDTALNTVALETATKETYLAEAASVAKEITEKFPRCKQVAFTFRFSNAFTHNLYYATWYEGGELKVSKQYETNEVVDRVGSGDSFMAGLIHGQVSGMDAQQTISFAAAAAWSKLFLKGDFNLTDKADILKLI, encoded by the coding sequence ATGAAGCCAGTTAAAGTTATTTCGTTTGGAGAGATATTATTGCGCCTGTCACCGGAGTGGAACAATCACAGCGCAGCCCTGTATGTAGGTGGTGCAGAAGCCAATGTGGCCGCAGCACTCGCACGTTGGGGCACGCCGGTATCTTATATCAGTAAAGCGCCTGACAATGGTATTGCCACGCAGGTGCTTGAACAGCTGGAATCGCTTGGAGTAGCGACAGACCGTATGCTGAAAGGAGGTGACCGTATTGGTATTTATTACCTGGAACAGGGCACTGATCTGAAGAATGCGGGAGTGGTATATGATAGAAAATATTCTTCTTTCAGTCAGCTGGAACCCGGCACAGTAGATTGGGATAGTCTGCTGGGAGACGCTGAATGGTTTCACTGGAGTGCGTTGACGCCTGCATTGAATGAAAATACCGCAGCAATTTGTAAAGAAGTCCTGGAAGCAGCATCGAGAAAAGGACTGAAGATATCCACAGATCTGAACTATCGTAGTAAGCTGTGGCAATACGGAAAACAACCATTCGCAGTAATGCCGGAACTGGTGCAGTACTGCGATGTGGTGATGGGAAATATCTGGGCCGCACATCAGATGCTGGATACCGCCTTAAATACGGTAGCGCTGGAAACGGCAACGAAAGAAACTTACCTGGCAGAAGCCGCATCTGTAGCGAAAGAAATTACCGAGAAGTTCCCGCGTTGTAAACAGGTAGCATTTACGTTCAGGTTTTCCAATGCATTTACACATAATCTGTATTATGCCACCTGGTATGAGGGGGGCGAACTGAAAGTATCAAAGCAGTATGAAACCAATGAAGTGGTGGATCGTGTGGGGAGTGGGGATAGTTTCATGGCAGGACTGATACACGGACAGGTGAGCGGTATGGATGCGCAGCAGACGATTTCATTTGCAGCAGCAGCGGCGTGGTCCAAATTATTCCTGAAAGGAGATTTTAATTTAACTGATAAAGCAGACATCTTAAAACTGATATAG
- the uxaC gene encoding glucuronate isomerase produces MKQFLDADFLLQTETARQLFHDYAKEMPVIDYHNHLPPDEIASNRQFENLTAMWLRGDHYKWRAMRANGVAEEDITGAADDYTKFKRWAETVPYTMRNPLYHWTHMELLNPFGVKQLLDGNSAERIYRHCQEQLPQWTTQALLQHFKVDTLCTTDDPCDTLEYHKIISQSGFKVRVLPTFRPDKAIGVEDVAGFNAYADKLGAAAGINTDTYAQFIAALRNRHDYFHAHGGRLADHGLSTFYAGNFTEESLNVAYAKLRKGQALTPEEADAFKAGTLHFICEWHHERGWVQQFHIGAIRNNNSRLLSRIGADAGVDSIGDWQVAQAMSVFFDRLDKVDKLAKTVVYNLNPAYNEVFATMIGNFQDGTVPGKMQFGSGWWFLDQKDGMEKQINTLSNMGLLSRFVGMLTDSRSFLSYSRHEYFRRILCNLIGNDVENGELPADIKWLGKMVQDISYNNARSYFGF; encoded by the coding sequence ATGAAACAATTCTTAGATGCTGACTTTCTGTTGCAGACAGAAACAGCCAGACAGTTATTCCACGATTATGCCAAAGAGATGCCTGTCATCGACTATCATAATCACCTGCCACCTGATGAAATAGCCAGTAACCGTCAGTTTGAAAACCTGACTGCGATGTGGCTGAGAGGTGACCACTATAAATGGCGTGCTATGCGCGCAAACGGGGTTGCAGAAGAAGATATTACCGGTGCGGCGGATGATTATACCAAGTTTAAACGATGGGCGGAAACGGTGCCTTATACGATGCGTAATCCGCTGTATCACTGGACGCATATGGAGTTGCTGAACCCATTTGGCGTAAAGCAGTTATTGGATGGCAATAGCGCGGAACGGATCTATCGGCATTGTCAGGAACAGTTGCCGCAGTGGACTACCCAGGCGCTGTTGCAACATTTTAAAGTTGACACATTGTGTACCACAGATGATCCCTGTGATACATTAGAATACCATAAAATTATCAGTCAGTCTGGTTTTAAAGTACGCGTACTGCCTACTTTCAGACCGGATAAGGCGATCGGTGTGGAAGACGTAGCTGGTTTCAATGCATATGCAGATAAACTGGGTGCGGCAGCCGGTATAAATACAGATACTTATGCACAGTTTATTGCTGCTTTGCGTAACCGGCATGATTACTTTCATGCACACGGCGGTCGCCTGGCAGATCATGGACTGAGCACCTTTTATGCAGGAAATTTTACAGAAGAAAGTTTAAATGTCGCTTATGCAAAACTGCGCAAAGGACAGGCACTGACGCCGGAAGAAGCAGATGCCTTTAAAGCAGGCACTTTGCATTTTATCTGCGAATGGCACCATGAGCGCGGATGGGTACAGCAGTTCCATATCGGCGCTATCAGGAATAATAACAGCCGTTTATTAAGCCGGATAGGTGCAGATGCCGGTGTGGATTCTATCGGCGACTGGCAGGTAGCACAGGCGATGTCTGTGTTTTTTGACAGACTGGATAAGGTGGATAAACTGGCGAAGACGGTGGTGTATAATCTTAATCCTGCGTATAATGAAGTATTCGCAACGATGATCGGTAATTTCCAGGATGGCACTGTACCAGGTAAGATGCAGTTTGGTTCCGGCTGGTGGTTCCTCGATCAGAAAGATGGTATGGAAAAGCAGATCAATACGTTGAGTAATATGGGATTACTGAGCAGATTTGTAGGGATGCTGACGGATTCAAGAAGTTTTCTTTCCTATTCCCGGCATGAATATTTTCGCCGTATTTTGTGTAACCTCATCGGTAATGATGTCGAGAACGGAGAGCTGCCGGCAGATATTAAGTGGCTGGGCAAAATGGTGCAGGATATCAGTTATAACAATGCCAGATCGTATTTCGGATTTTAG
- a CDS encoding MFS transporter has product MDSTKIGKYRWSICALLFFATTINYIDRQVIGLLKPILSDQFEWTEKDFGGMMSAFSAAYAVGLLVFGRLVDKIGTKMGYILSIVVWSFAAMGHALAKTTMGFGIARVLLGLGESGNFPVAIKTVAEWFPKKERALATGIFNSGANIGAVVAPIVVPWLAGTYGWQHAFIWTGIIGFVWLVFWIFMYEIPARHKKLTQAEFDYIHSDDTAHTVADGEIPDGVKPVTSAAVAAASTPPEKKSVSWSKLLGVRQTWAFVFGKLLTDPIWWFFLFWLPSYFATTFNLDFKKPNLQLFVIYTATTVGSIGGGYLSSWLINKGWPVFRARKTSMLLFAICVVPIMFAKSTNNIWVVVGLISLAAAAHQAWSANIFTTASDMFPKHAVSSVVGIGGMAGSIGGSLFPIFAGFLLDHYKEQGNIGTGYNILFLISGSMYLLAWLIMHLFAPKMEQVKL; this is encoded by the coding sequence ATGGATTCCACTAAAATTGGCAAATATCGCTGGAGCATTTGTGCATTGCTCTTTTTTGCTACGACTATCAACTACATAGACCGACAGGTGATTGGTTTGTTAAAGCCTATATTATCAGACCAGTTTGAATGGACAGAGAAGGATTTTGGCGGAATGATGTCTGCATTTTCGGCTGCCTATGCAGTTGGTTTGCTGGTATTTGGCCGTCTGGTAGATAAGATCGGTACCAAGATGGGATACATCTTATCTATTGTGGTATGGAGTTTTGCTGCGATGGGACATGCGCTGGCCAAGACGACCATGGGTTTTGGTATTGCCCGTGTATTACTGGGACTGGGGGAATCCGGTAACTTTCCTGTGGCGATCAAAACGGTAGCAGAATGGTTCCCTAAAAAGGAGCGGGCACTGGCAACCGGTATATTCAATTCCGGGGCTAATATAGGGGCCGTAGTGGCGCCGATAGTAGTTCCCTGGCTGGCTGGTACCTACGGCTGGCAACATGCCTTTATATGGACCGGTATTATCGGTTTTGTGTGGCTGGTATTCTGGATATTCATGTATGAGATCCCTGCACGCCATAAGAAACTGACACAGGCGGAGTTTGATTATATTCATAGCGATGACACTGCACATACAGTGGCAGACGGAGAAATTCCTGATGGTGTAAAACCTGTTACATCTGCTGCCGTAGCCGCCGCCAGCACACCACCTGAAAAGAAGAGTGTCAGCTGGTCAAAATTGCTGGGTGTAAGACAGACCTGGGCATTTGTATTTGGTAAGCTGCTGACGGACCCTATCTGGTGGTTCTTCCTGTTCTGGTTACCTTCTTACTTTGCCACTACTTTCAACCTCGATTTTAAGAAGCCTAACTTACAGTTATTCGTGATCTATACAGCCACCACTGTGGGTAGTATTGGCGGTGGATATCTTTCTTCCTGGCTGATTAACAAAGGCTGGCCGGTATTCAGGGCGCGTAAGACATCTATGCTGTTGTTTGCGATCTGTGTGGTGCCGATCATGTTTGCGAAGAGTACAAATAATATATGGGTAGTGGTGGGCCTGATCAGTTTAGCGGCGGCAGCACACCAGGCATGGTCCGCCAATATCTTCACGACAGCGTCTGATATGTTCCCTAAACATGCGGTGAGTTCTGTAGTAGGTATCGGTGGTATGGCGGGGTCTATCGGAGGCAGTCTGTTTCCGATATTCGCAGGTTTCCTGCTGGATCACTATAAAGAGCAGGGAAACATTGGTACAGGGTATAATATCCTGTTCCTGATAAGCGGATCAATGTACTTACTGGCGTGGCTGATTATGCATCTGTTTGCACCGAAAATGGAGCAGGTGAAACTTTAG
- the mnmA gene encoding tRNA 2-thiouridine(34) synthase MnmA, whose product MSRHGKVLVAMSGGIDSTVTALMLHEQGYEVVGITMKTWDYASAGSSKKETGCCNLDSFNDARAAAVHHGFPHFVLDIRDEFGDFVINNFVDEYIAGRTPNPCVLCNTHIKWRALMKRADAMDCAFIATGHYAQIREQDGRHILSKGIDDLKDQSYVLWGLQQDVLARTILPLGQYRKTEIRQMAFDFGYPELAKKAESYEICFVPDNDYRGFLKRKVDGLEEQVNGGNFVLRDGTIVGHHKGYPFYTIGQRKGLDIALGRPVFVTEIIPETNTVVLGNEDELNRNEMTVAGLNMIKYDHIPEGMEAITKIRYKDKGALSNLYNVDGKVKVNFYEHVKGIAPGQSAVFYEGDDVIAGGIIQRAVTL is encoded by the coding sequence ATGAGCAGACATGGTAAAGTTCTGGTAGCAATGAGCGGCGGTATAGATAGTACCGTTACCGCCCTGATGCTGCATGAACAAGGGTATGAAGTGGTGGGTATCACCATGAAAACCTGGGACTACGCATCTGCCGGCTCCAGCAAGAAAGAAACCGGGTGCTGTAACCTGGATTCCTTTAATGATGCCCGTGCAGCCGCCGTACACCACGGTTTTCCGCACTTCGTACTCGATATCAGAGACGAGTTCGGGGATTTTGTTATTAATAACTTTGTTGACGAATACATAGCAGGCCGCACACCAAATCCTTGCGTTCTGTGCAATACCCATATTAAATGGCGTGCGCTGATGAAGCGTGCCGACGCCATGGACTGTGCCTTTATTGCAACAGGACACTACGCTCAGATCAGAGAGCAGGATGGCCGCCACATACTCAGCAAAGGTATTGATGACCTGAAAGATCAGAGCTACGTATTATGGGGCTTACAGCAGGACGTGCTGGCCCGTACAATACTTCCTTTAGGACAATACCGTAAAACCGAGATCCGCCAGATGGCCTTCGACTTCGGTTATCCGGAACTGGCGAAAAAAGCAGAGAGCTATGAGATCTGCTTTGTGCCTGACAATGACTACCGCGGATTCCTGAAACGCAAAGTAGATGGTTTAGAAGAACAGGTGAACGGTGGTAACTTCGTACTCAGAGACGGTACGATCGTTGGTCATCATAAAGGTTATCCTTTCTATACCATCGGTCAGCGTAAAGGTCTGGACATCGCATTAGGTCGACCGGTGTTTGTTACAGAAATCATCCCGGAAACGAATACCGTTGTATTGGGGAATGAAGATGAACTGAACAGAAATGAAATGACTGTTGCGGGTCTGAACATGATCAAATACGATCATATTCCTGAAGGAATGGAAGCGATCACGAAGATCCGTTATAAAGATAAAGGTGCGTTAAGCAACCTGTATAACGTTGATGGTAAGGTGAAGGTGAACTTCTATGAACATGTGAAGGGAATTGCACCCGGACAGTCTGCCGTTTTCTATGAAGGCGATGATGTGATTGCAGGTGGTATTATACAGAGAGCTGTGACGCTGTAA
- a CDS encoding UxaA family hydrolase — MNTFLQIHPDDNVLVALQDLPQGTEVGFNGSTITLLKEVPAKHKFMITDIQTGDPITMYGVLVGKANAPILKGELITTVNIQHDANAFHEKEGSIEWQKPDVSKWKNRTFMGYPRKDGQVGTRNYWLVIPMVFCENRNVSVIKTAFEKGLGFAPTEVYNDQVQDLVSLYKSGDLNAIKTYKATPVTDNTKRNTVFSNIDGVKFLMHEGGCGGTRQDSDALCALLAGYIHHPNVAGATVLSLGCQHAQVSILKDALQKLNPAFDKPVLVFEQQKSSSEFDMLSDAIRDTFLALIEADKQPRQPSPLSKLVIGLECGGSDGFSGISANPAVGHTSDLIVALGGASILSEFPELCGVEQELINRCVEKDTSDKFIRIMRAYESQAESVGSGFYMNPSPGNIKDGLITDAIKSAGAAKKGGISPVVDVLDYTEYVTKPGLNLLCTPGNDVESTSAEVGSGANVVLFTTGLGTPTGNPIAPVVKLATNTKLAKRMPDIIDINTGTIISGEKSIEEMGEEILEYVIRTASGEVKTKAELLNQDDFIPWKRGVSL, encoded by the coding sequence ATGAACACTTTTCTACAAATACATCCCGACGATAATGTACTGGTTGCCCTGCAGGACCTCCCTCAGGGTACAGAAGTCGGTTTTAATGGTTCCACAATTACTTTACTCAAGGAAGTTCCCGCTAAACATAAATTCATGATCACCGACATACAAACCGGCGATCCTATTACTATGTACGGTGTACTCGTTGGTAAAGCGAATGCGCCTATCCTCAAAGGTGAACTCATCACCACCGTAAATATTCAGCATGATGCGAACGCTTTCCACGAAAAAGAAGGTAGTATAGAATGGCAAAAGCCTGACGTCAGCAAATGGAAAAACCGCACCTTTATGGGTTATCCCCGTAAAGACGGACAGGTTGGTACCCGCAACTACTGGTTGGTAATCCCTATGGTATTCTGCGAAAACCGCAACGTCAGCGTTATCAAAACCGCCTTTGAAAAAGGATTGGGCTTCGCTCCTACCGAAGTGTACAATGATCAGGTGCAGGACCTGGTATCGCTGTACAAAAGCGGTGACCTGAACGCCATCAAAACTTATAAAGCAACTCCCGTAACGGATAACACCAAACGTAACACCGTTTTCTCCAATATCGACGGCGTGAAATTCCTCATGCACGAAGGTGGTTGCGGTGGTACCCGCCAGGATTCAGACGCGCTCTGTGCCCTGTTGGCCGGTTATATTCACCATCCGAACGTAGCTGGTGCAACAGTGTTAAGTCTGGGCTGTCAGCACGCACAGGTATCTATCCTGAAAGATGCATTACAGAAACTGAATCCCGCATTCGACAAACCTGTACTGGTGTTCGAACAACAGAAAAGTTCCTCAGAGTTTGATATGCTGTCCGACGCCATCAGAGATACCTTCCTGGCCCTGATAGAAGCTGATAAACAACCTCGTCAGCCAAGTCCGCTGTCCAAACTGGTAATCGGTCTGGAATGCGGTGGCTCCGACGGATTCTCCGGCATCTCTGCCAACCCGGCTGTAGGTCACACTTCCGACCTGATCGTTGCTTTAGGCGGCGCTTCCATCCTCTCCGAGTTTCCTGAACTTTGTGGTGTGGAACAGGAACTGATCAACCGTTGTGTAGAAAAAGATACTTCTGATAAATTCATCCGCATCATGCGGGCGTATGAAAGCCAGGCGGAATCTGTAGGCTCCGGTTTCTACATGAATCCTTCTCCGGGCAATATCAAAGACGGTCTCATTACCGATGCGATCAAGTCAGCAGGCGCTGCCAAAAAAGGCGGTATCTCTCCTGTAGTAGACGTACTCGATTATACTGAATATGTGACCAAACCAGGTCTGAACCTGCTCTGCACACCTGGTAATGACGTGGAATCTACTTCCGCTGAAGTAGGCTCCGGCGCCAACGTAGTGCTCTTCACTACCGGTTTGGGTACGCCTACCGGCAACCCGATCGCTCCTGTCGTGAAACTGGCGACCAATACCAAACTGGCGAAGCGTATGCCGGATATCATCGATATCAATACAGGTACGATCATCAGTGGGGAAAAATCCATTGAAGAAATGGGCGAAGAGATCCTGGAATACGTTATCCGGACGGCCAGCGGTGAAGTAAAAACCAAAGCTGAACTGCTGAACCAGGACGATTTTATTCCATGGAAACGCGGTGTTAGTCTTTAG